One genomic region from Knoellia sp. p5-6-4 encodes:
- the nth gene encoding endonuclease III, which yields MYRALAERYPYAHCELDFENPLQLLVATVLSAQTTDVMVNKVTPTLFAKYPTAADLAAADREEMEAILKPTGFYRAKTNSVMRLAADLVERFDGEVPPRMKDLVTLPGVGRKTANVVLGNAFGIPGITVDTHFGRLVRRFGWTEEEDPVKVEDVVGRLIPRKEWTMLSHVVIFHGRRTCHAKKPACGACPVARWCPSYGIGETDPDKAAKLLKFELAPAALAAATPAERAPQA from the coding sequence ATGTATCGCGCGCTGGCCGAGCGCTACCCGTATGCCCACTGCGAGCTCGACTTCGAGAACCCGCTGCAGCTGCTCGTCGCCACCGTCCTGTCGGCCCAGACCACCGACGTCATGGTCAACAAGGTCACGCCCACGCTCTTCGCGAAGTACCCGACGGCCGCCGACCTCGCCGCCGCAGACCGCGAGGAGATGGAGGCGATCCTCAAGCCCACCGGCTTCTACCGCGCGAAGACCAACTCGGTGATGCGCCTCGCTGCCGACCTCGTCGAGCGCTTCGACGGCGAGGTGCCGCCGCGCATGAAGGACCTCGTCACCCTCCCCGGGGTCGGGCGCAAGACCGCCAACGTCGTGCTGGGCAACGCGTTCGGCATCCCCGGCATCACGGTCGACACCCACTTCGGCCGCCTCGTGCGCCGCTTCGGCTGGACCGAGGAGGAGGACCCGGTCAAGGTCGAGGACGTCGTGGGCAGGCTGATCCCCCGCAAGGAGTGGACCATGCTGTCGCACGTCGTGATCTTCCACGGCCGGCGCACCTGCCATGCCAAGAAGCCCGCCTGTGGGGCCTGCCCGGTCGCGCGCTGGTGCCCTTCCTACGGCATCGGCGAGACCGACCCGGACAAGGCGGCGAAGCTGCTCAAGTTCGAGCTCGCCCCGGCGGCGCTGGCCGCCGCGACCCCGGCAGAGCGAGCCCCGCAGGCATGA
- a CDS encoding Crp/Fnr family transcriptional regulator: MDQDVVRRAPLFAALDDDAAGRLMQSMTQRHLERGDVLFHEGDQGDRLYVIGEGKIKLGRRSSDGRENLVAILGPGEMFGELSLFDPGARTMTATAVAETQLMGIGHEDLSGLLAGRPEVAKVLLAALAKRLRRTNENLADLVFTDVPGRVAKALLDLANRFGRPVEDGILVAHDLTQEELAQLVGASRETVNKALADFASRGWLRLEARAVLLQDVERLKRRAR, from the coding sequence GTGGACCAGGACGTGGTGAGAAGAGCCCCGCTGTTCGCCGCCCTCGACGACGACGCCGCGGGCCGGCTCATGCAGTCGATGACCCAGCGCCACCTCGAGCGCGGGGACGTGCTCTTCCACGAGGGCGACCAGGGTGACCGGCTCTACGTGATCGGCGAGGGGAAGATCAAGCTGGGCCGGCGCAGCAGCGACGGCCGCGAGAACCTCGTCGCGATCCTCGGCCCCGGCGAGATGTTCGGTGAGCTCAGCCTGTTCGACCCGGGTGCGCGCACCATGACCGCCACCGCGGTCGCCGAGACCCAGCTCATGGGCATCGGCCACGAGGACCTCTCCGGCCTGCTCGCGGGTCGGCCCGAGGTCGCCAAGGTGCTGCTCGCGGCGCTGGCAAAGCGGCTTCGCCGCACCAACGAGAACCTCGCGGACCTCGTCTTCACCGACGTGCCGGGCCGCGTCGCCAAGGCGCTGCTCGACCTCGCCAACCGCTTCGGGCGGCCCGTCGAGGACGGGATCCTCGTGGCGCACGACCTCACCCAGGAGGAGCTCGCCCAGCTCGTCGGCGCCTCCCGCGAGACCGTGAACAAGGCGCTGGCCGACTTCGCCTCCCGCGGCTGGCTGCGCCTCGAGGCGCGTGCGGTGCTGCTGCAGGACGTCGAGCGCCTCAAGCGCCGCGCCCGCTGA
- a CDS encoding MBL fold metallo-hydrolase, which yields MAEHWSGGQVTARAHCVLAPNPGPMTLDGTNTWVLVEPGATEALVIDPGPLDEAHLRRVLDHVEGRGARVVQTVLTHGHLDHAESAQRFAELTGAPTRAVGRGHDDLGDGDVLRAGGLELRVVATPGHTSDSLSFALPADHALLTGDTVLGRGTTVVAHPDGELAAYLASLERIAALTGGGEVTTILPGHGPVVPDASAMVAFYRVHRRERLEQVRQALAEGAQGVEDVVERVYADVPRAVWPAARLSVAAQLEYLREVSGRGA from the coding sequence GTGGCAGAGCACTGGTCCGGCGGCCAGGTCACCGCCCGGGCCCACTGCGTGCTGGCCCCCAACCCCGGCCCGATGACCCTCGACGGCACCAACACCTGGGTGCTGGTCGAGCCGGGCGCGACCGAGGCGCTCGTCATCGACCCGGGTCCGCTGGACGAGGCCCACCTGCGACGGGTCCTCGACCACGTGGAGGGTCGCGGCGCCCGCGTGGTGCAGACCGTCCTCACGCACGGGCACCTCGACCACGCCGAGTCCGCGCAGCGGTTCGCCGAGCTGACCGGAGCCCCCACCCGCGCGGTGGGCCGCGGCCACGACGACCTCGGCGACGGCGACGTCCTGCGGGCGGGCGGTCTCGAGCTGCGGGTGGTGGCCACGCCCGGCCACACCTCCGACTCGCTCTCGTTCGCGCTGCCGGCCGACCATGCGCTGCTCACGGGCGACACCGTCCTGGGGCGAGGCACCACGGTGGTCGCACACCCGGACGGTGAGCTCGCGGCATACCTGGCATCGCTCGAGCGGATCGCGGCGCTCACCGGTGGCGGCGAGGTGACCACGATCCTCCCCGGCCACGGCCCGGTCGTGCCGGACGCCTCGGCGATGGTGGCCTTCTACCGGGTGCACCGGCGCGAGCGGCTGGAGCAGGTGCGCCAGGCACTGGCCGAGGGCGCGCAGGGGGTCGAGGACGTCGTCGAGCGCGTGTATGCCGACGTGCCGCGTGCGGTGTGGCCGGCCGCACGGCTCAGCGTGGCCGCCCAGCTGGAGTACCTGCGGGAGGTCAGCGGGCGCGGCGCTTGA
- a CDS encoding NUDIX domain-containing protein — translation MIREFPVAPVLREHADAWQAGGDRGEPATPRPAATVMFVRDGAAGLEVFMLRRAATMAFAPRTMVFPGGGVDPRDADPRLPWAGPTPAEWAERLQTDEATARELVAAAVREVFEECGVLLAGPSPDSVMADVRSPHWHQQRLGLLDRSHSLAEVLIGHGLVLRSDLLSYRAHWITPEFEPRRYDTRFFAAAVPAGQGADDQSTEADTADWVAAAELLEAQRRGEAMMLPPTLVSVEEIAAASSAAAFIAERPPVAPVTPRLTQTPDGPVMRAELPR, via the coding sequence GTGATCCGGGAGTTCCCGGTGGCGCCGGTGCTGCGCGAGCACGCCGACGCCTGGCAGGCCGGCGGTGACCGGGGTGAGCCCGCGACGCCCCGCCCGGCCGCCACCGTCATGTTCGTCCGGGACGGCGCCGCCGGGCTCGAGGTCTTCATGCTGCGCCGCGCCGCCACGATGGCGTTCGCGCCGCGCACCATGGTCTTCCCCGGCGGCGGCGTCGACCCGCGCGACGCAGACCCGCGCCTGCCGTGGGCGGGTCCGACGCCCGCCGAGTGGGCCGAGCGGCTCCAGACCGACGAGGCCACCGCCCGCGAGCTCGTGGCCGCGGCGGTGCGCGAGGTCTTCGAGGAGTGCGGCGTGCTGCTGGCCGGGCCCTCGCCGGACAGCGTGATGGCCGACGTGCGCAGCCCGCACTGGCACCAGCAGCGGCTGGGGCTGCTGGACCGGTCGCACTCGCTGGCGGAGGTGCTCATCGGGCACGGCCTGGTGCTGCGCTCGGACCTGTTGTCCTACCGGGCGCACTGGATAACCCCGGAGTTCGAGCCGCGGCGCTACGACACCCGGTTCTTCGCGGCGGCCGTGCCCGCCGGGCAGGGCGCCGACGACCAGAGCACGGAGGCCGACACGGCCGACTGGGTGGCTGCCGCCGAGCTGCTGGAGGCCCAGCGCCGAGGTGAGGCGATGATGCTGCCGCCCACGCTGGTCAGCGTGGAGGAGATCGCCGCAGCGTCCAGCGCGGCCGCCTTCATCGCCGAGCGGCCGCCGGTCGCCCCCGTGACACCCCGACTCACGCAGACGCCCGACGGCCCGGTGATGCGGGCGGAGCTGCCCCGGTGA
- a CDS encoding RidA family protein, which translates to MSAVEDRLKELGLTVPEVAKPVAAYVPALLDGRRVYTSGQLPMANGELAAIGKVGHGDGLVAPEKAAELAQLCALNAIAAVKSVVGDLDKVAQVVKVVGFVASDPSFTGQPGVINGASELLGKAFGDAGVHARSAVGVAVLPLDAPVEVEIIVALADD; encoded by the coding sequence ATGAGTGCAGTCGAGGACCGCCTGAAGGAGCTCGGGCTCACCGTCCCCGAGGTGGCCAAGCCCGTCGCCGCCTACGTCCCGGCCCTGCTCGACGGCCGCCGCGTCTACACCTCGGGCCAGCTGCCGATGGCGAACGGCGAGCTCGCCGCGATCGGCAAGGTCGGCCACGGTGACGGCCTCGTCGCCCCCGAGAAGGCCGCCGAGCTCGCGCAGCTGTGCGCCCTCAACGCCATCGCCGCCGTGAAGTCGGTCGTCGGTGACCTCGACAAGGTCGCCCAGGTGGTCAAGGTCGTCGGCTTCGTCGCGAGCGACCCCTCGTTCACCGGCCAGCCCGGCGTCATCAACGGCGCCAGCGAGCTGCTCGGCAAGGCCTTCGGCGACGCGGGCGTGCACGCCCGCTCGGCCGTCGGGGTGGCCGTCCTGCCCCTCGACGCTCCCGTCGAGGTCGAGATCATCGTCGCGCTCGCCGACGACTGA
- a CDS encoding DUF4177 domain-containing protein, whose translation MKKYEYATVPLIVHATKQILDQWGEDGWELVQVVTGPDGGNLVAYLKREKA comes from the coding sequence ATGAAGAAGTACGAGTACGCGACCGTGCCCCTCATCGTCCACGCGACGAAGCAGATCCTCGACCAGTGGGGCGAGGACGGCTGGGAGCTCGTCCAGGTCGTGACCGGACCCGATGGCGGCAACCTCGTCGCCTACCTCAAGCGAGAGAAGGCCTGA
- a CDS encoding alpha/beta hydrolase has product MADPQPAAPSPDPRGVLDRTAPAPVRTTAYGPDPAQVYDVRLPDGATKDTCVVVVHGGFWRERFDRTHAGCQAQAFADAGYPVAVVEYRRTGMPGGGWPGTGADVAAAVRALRHDPDLPDRLVLVGHSAGGHLVAWAASQPWGADLGGVVSLAGVVDLAAASEQGLGDGAVEAFMGGTPRTLPEAYAAADPRLHVPLAPVALVHGADDDVVPVAISRSYAEHAAPRAQVPVSLREVGGCEHFGLIDPEHPAFAEVLAAVSHLAS; this is encoded by the coding sequence ATGGCCGACCCCCAGCCCGCCGCGCCCAGTCCCGACCCCAGGGGCGTCCTCGACCGGACCGCTCCCGCGCCTGTCCGCACCACGGCATACGGCCCGGACCCCGCCCAGGTCTACGACGTCCGGCTCCCGGACGGCGCGACGAAGGACACCTGTGTCGTCGTGGTGCACGGCGGGTTCTGGCGCGAGCGCTTCGACCGCACCCACGCCGGGTGCCAGGCGCAGGCCTTCGCCGACGCCGGCTACCCCGTGGCCGTGGTCGAGTACCGCCGCACGGGCATGCCGGGTGGGGGCTGGCCGGGCACCGGTGCGGACGTGGCCGCGGCCGTGCGGGCCCTGCGGCACGACCCCGACCTGCCCGACCGGCTCGTGCTCGTCGGGCACTCGGCCGGGGGCCACCTCGTCGCGTGGGCGGCGAGCCAGCCGTGGGGCGCCGACCTCGGCGGCGTCGTGAGCCTGGCCGGGGTGGTCGACCTGGCCGCGGCGTCCGAGCAGGGGCTGGGCGACGGGGCGGTGGAGGCCTTCATGGGGGGCACCCCGCGGACGCTGCCCGAGGCGTATGCCGCGGCGGACCCGCGCCTGCACGTGCCCCTCGCACCCGTGGCCCTGGTGCACGGCGCCGACGACGACGTCGTGCCGGTGGCGATCTCGCGCTCCTACGCCGAGCACGCGGCGCCGCGCGCACAGGTGCCGGTCTCGCTGCGCGAGGTCGGCGGGTGCGAGCACTTCGGGCTCATCGACCCCGAGCACCCCGCCTTCGCCGAGGTCCTGGCTGCGGTCTCCCACCTCGCCTCCTAG
- a CDS encoding ArsA-related P-loop ATPase, whose translation MPPPATPSHAGVRLHIVTGKGGTGKTTVAAALALALTRQGKRVLLAEVEERQGISQTFDVPPIGHEETRIVHERGGGELYAMSVDVRESLMEYLQKFYKLGRAGTVLEKVGAVDFATTIAPGLRDVLLIGKVYEAAGRRRGGRHRDALAYDAVVLDAPPTGRVVRFLNVNAEVADVAKVGPIRSQADSITRMMRSHTTAVHVVSLLEEMPVQETVDALAELRAASLPLGAIVINQVHEPLLEEKELASVTTGPEDVAPAVTADLKSVSVRTSAAMVAGLLEQAREHSERVALQQEQEAVLLAQGRQVYRLPLLPEGTEAGGIRVLADALTEQGMI comes from the coding sequence ATGCCTCCCCCCGCCACCCCCAGCCATGCCGGTGTGCGCCTGCACATCGTGACCGGCAAGGGCGGCACCGGGAAGACGACCGTCGCGGCGGCCCTGGCCCTGGCGCTGACCCGCCAGGGCAAGCGCGTCCTGCTCGCCGAGGTCGAGGAGCGCCAGGGCATCTCGCAGACCTTCGACGTGCCCCCGATCGGGCACGAGGAGACCCGCATCGTGCACGAGCGCGGCGGCGGCGAGCTCTACGCGATGAGCGTCGACGTCCGAGAGTCGCTCATGGAGTACCTCCAGAAGTTCTACAAGCTCGGCCGCGCGGGCACGGTGCTCGAGAAGGTCGGCGCCGTCGACTTCGCCACGACGATCGCCCCCGGCCTGCGGGACGTGCTGCTCATCGGTAAGGTCTACGAGGCGGCGGGACGGCGGCGGGGCGGGCGCCACCGCGATGCCCTCGCCTACGACGCGGTGGTGCTCGACGCGCCTCCCACCGGTCGCGTGGTGCGGTTCCTCAACGTCAACGCCGAGGTCGCCGACGTCGCCAAGGTCGGCCCCATCCGCAGCCAGGCCGACTCGATCACCCGGATGATGCGCAGCCACACCACCGCGGTGCACGTCGTCTCGCTGCTCGAGGAGATGCCCGTGCAGGAGACGGTCGACGCCCTGGCCGAGCTGCGCGCCGCCTCCCTGCCGCTCGGTGCCATCGTCATCAACCAGGTGCACGAGCCACTCCTGGAGGAGAAGGAGCTGGCGTCGGTGACCACGGGACCCGAGGACGTGGCGCCCGCCGTGACCGCCGACCTGAAGTCGGTGTCGGTCCGCACGAGCGCCGCGATGGTCGCGGGCCTGCTGGAGCAGGCGCGGGAGCACTCGGAGCGGGTCGCCCTGCAGCAGGAGCAGGAGGCCGTCCTGCTGGCGCAGGGCCGCCAGGTCTACCGGCTCCCGCTGCTGCCCGAGGGCACCGAGGCCGGGGGCATCCGCGTGCTCGCCGACGCCCTCACCGAGCAGGGGATGATCTGA
- a CDS encoding ArsA family ATPase, whose amino-acid sequence MAAAAKGATGSEAQTHLDLDALLHDRSTRIIVCTGAGGVGKTTVAAALGLRAAEFGRRVVVLTIDPARRLAQSLGLTELDNTPRPVAGFDSGAGGSLDAMMLDMKRTFDEVVEAHATPEKAAQILANPFYEAVSSSFAGTQEYMAMEKLGQLRARASEEGTWDLIVVDTPPSRSALDFLDAPKRLGSFLDGRFIRLLMAPAKAGGRAYLKVFSSGVTMATTVMSKVLGGQVLQDVQTFVAALDTMFGGFRERADKTYALLGNPETAFVVVAAPERDALREASFFVDRLDEEGMPLAGVVVNRVQRLGAPTLSGSRALAAAEQLAEADRTSQSVALTEGLLRLHANLAETAERQEALVRRFVAGHPGIPVVEVPAAAQDIHDLEGLREVGRALTAP is encoded by the coding sequence ATGGCCGCAGCCGCGAAGGGCGCGACGGGCTCCGAGGCGCAGACGCACCTCGACCTCGACGCGCTGCTCCACGACCGCAGCACGCGCATCATCGTCTGCACCGGGGCGGGCGGGGTCGGCAAGACCACCGTGGCCGCCGCCCTGGGCCTGCGGGCCGCGGAGTTCGGCCGCCGCGTCGTCGTGCTCACCATCGACCCGGCCAGGCGGCTGGCCCAGTCGCTGGGCCTCACCGAGCTCGACAACACCCCCCGCCCGGTGGCCGGCTTCGACTCGGGGGCGGGCGGGTCGCTCGACGCGATGATGCTCGACATGAAGCGGACCTTCGACGAGGTCGTCGAGGCGCACGCCACCCCGGAGAAGGCAGCCCAGATCCTGGCCAACCCCTTCTACGAGGCCGTCTCGAGCTCCTTCGCCGGCACGCAGGAGTACATGGCCATGGAGAAGCTCGGCCAGCTTCGCGCCCGGGCGAGCGAGGAGGGCACCTGGGACCTCATCGTCGTCGACACCCCGCCGTCGCGCTCGGCGCTGGACTTCCTCGACGCCCCCAAGCGGCTCGGCTCGTTCCTCGACGGCCGCTTCATCCGCCTGCTCATGGCCCCGGCGAAGGCCGGCGGCCGGGCCTACCTCAAGGTGTTCAGCTCCGGCGTCACCATGGCCACCACGGTCATGTCGAAGGTCCTCGGCGGGCAGGTGCTCCAGGACGTGCAGACCTTCGTCGCCGCCCTCGACACGATGTTCGGCGGGTTCCGTGAGCGTGCCGACAAGACCTACGCCCTGCTGGGGAACCCCGAGACCGCCTTCGTGGTGGTCGCCGCACCGGAGCGCGACGCCCTGCGCGAGGCGTCGTTCTTCGTCGACCGGCTCGACGAGGAGGGGATGCCGCTCGCCGGCGTCGTGGTCAACCGGGTGCAGCGCCTGGGCGCTCCCACGCTGAGCGGGTCACGTGCCCTGGCCGCGGCGGAGCAGCTGGCGGAGGCGGACCGGACGTCGCAGAGCGTTGCGCTCACGGAGGGCCTGCTGCGCCTGCACGCCAACCTGGCCGAGACGGCCGAGCGGCAGGAGGCTCTGGTGCGCCGGTTCGTCGCCGGCCATCCCGGCATACCGGTGGTCGAGGTGCCCGCGGCGGCCCAGGACATCCACGACCTGGAGGGCCTGCGGGAGGTGGGCCGGGCGCTGACGGCGCCCTGA
- a CDS encoding WhiB family transcriptional regulator: protein MTIAPSRTARPVAFGAHWVEDWAPLGRCAKSDPDALFVQGAAQQTAKIVCQGCPVIAECLADALDNRTEFGVWGGMTERERRALLKRRPNIASWAALFAQARAAQGGEQGAVSA, encoded by the coding sequence ATGACCATCGCGCCGTCACGCACCGCCCGTCCGGTGGCCTTCGGGGCTCACTGGGTCGAGGACTGGGCGCCGCTCGGCCGATGTGCCAAGTCCGACCCCGACGCCCTCTTCGTGCAGGGCGCGGCGCAGCAGACGGCCAAGATCGTGTGCCAGGGCTGCCCCGTCATCGCAGAGTGCCTCGCGGACGCGCTCGACAACCGCACCGAGTTCGGTGTCTGGGGCGGGATGACCGAGCGTGAGCGCCGGGCCCTGCTGAAGCGCCGTCCGAACATCGCCTCCTGGGCCGCGCTCTTCGCCCAGGCCCGCGCCGCCCAGGGCGGCGAGCAGGGCGCCGTCAGCGCCTGA
- a CDS encoding transglycosylase domain-containing protein, which yields MQGRASNLANVLSLLGAFVATAMVMGLLAAGLVMPAVGATGSAAKSGVEMFDSLPGEFTTSPLAQQSKIYDARGGLITTPYDENRIIVPLKAISKTMQNAQIAIEDARFREHGGVDPKGITRALVSNFQGGDTQGASTLTQQYVKITLQENALRNNDKEAAKAAVAKTYTRKLQELKYAITLEKQLTKDQILEGYLNLVYYGDQAYGVEAAAQHYFSTTAAKLNLAQSALLAGLVQQPSKTDPINNPERAQVRRNVVLDRMHDLGMVTDKQWKAAKAVPVKKMLKVKPAQNTCGRSTQPYFCEYVLAYLKQLPALGKSVPERIKKINQGGLTIQTTLDPRVQKMAQEQVVKKVPLGNEDRIGAAASVIEPGTGKVLAMVQASQFPKSGEKGRKYTQVNWNVDQRYGGTSGAQFGSTAKMYAIVAALESGIPVNGKIPSKFATTKQAAVYTPSEMKGKCGAGSAWPVRNDESIGGKPLDFDLATARSVNTAFASLVLKLGTDKVHRTMAKMGLHQGTGKEIECFPAAVTLGANDTTPLTLAASYATLAAEGRYCAPSPILSITTNDKKPVKLPANNCKQVISKDVANGATALLKGVIEKGTGRGAKLEGGRPAAGKTGTTDNHVESWFVGYTPQLATAVWVGTPYSQKRMKNIRLGDDFYQEVFGGTISAPIWKQIMDRTSQILDKPMRDFDEPSGKVLNGDIISVPSVSGMSVGEATKVLEEAGFKAQVAGRTYSPMSEGTVVYTDPSGRAVRGSTIGLYTSLGYVPAPPKPKSTPKPKPTTKKPDTKPTTPPAKPSTRKSG from the coding sequence ATGCAAGGACGCGCCTCCAACCTCGCCAACGTGCTCAGCCTGCTGGGCGCCTTCGTCGCCACCGCCATGGTGATGGGCCTGCTCGCCGCCGGACTCGTGATGCCGGCCGTGGGCGCCACCGGCAGTGCGGCGAAGTCCGGCGTCGAGATGTTCGACTCGCTGCCGGGCGAGTTCACGACCTCCCCCCTGGCGCAGCAGTCGAAGATCTACGACGCCCGGGGCGGGCTGATCACCACCCCGTACGACGAGAACCGCATCATCGTGCCGCTCAAAGCGATCTCCAAGACGATGCAGAACGCCCAGATCGCCATCGAGGACGCCCGCTTCCGTGAGCACGGCGGCGTGGACCCCAAGGGCATCACCCGGGCGCTGGTCTCGAACTTCCAGGGCGGCGACACCCAGGGCGCGTCGACGCTGACCCAGCAGTACGTCAAGATCACGCTGCAGGAGAACGCCCTGCGCAACAACGACAAGGAGGCCGCGAAGGCGGCGGTCGCCAAGACGTACACCCGCAAGCTCCAGGAGCTGAAGTACGCCATCACCCTGGAGAAGCAGCTCACCAAGGACCAGATCCTCGAGGGCTACCTCAACCTCGTCTACTACGGCGACCAGGCCTACGGCGTCGAGGCCGCCGCGCAGCACTACTTCAGCACCACGGCCGCCAAGCTCAACCTGGCGCAGTCGGCCCTGCTGGCCGGGCTCGTGCAGCAGCCGAGCAAGACCGACCCGATCAACAACCCCGAGCGGGCGCAGGTCCGCCGCAACGTCGTGCTCGACCGCATGCACGACCTGGGCATGGTCACCGACAAGCAGTGGAAGGCCGCCAAGGCCGTCCCGGTGAAGAAGATGCTCAAGGTGAAGCCGGCCCAGAACACCTGCGGGCGCTCCACCCAGCCCTACTTCTGCGAGTACGTCCTCGCCTACCTCAAGCAGCTGCCCGCCCTCGGCAAGTCCGTCCCCGAGCGGATCAAGAAGATCAACCAGGGCGGCCTGACCATCCAGACCACGCTGGACCCCCGGGTCCAGAAGATGGCCCAGGAGCAGGTCGTCAAGAAGGTACCGCTCGGCAACGAGGACCGCATCGGAGCCGCCGCCAGCGTCATCGAGCCGGGCACCGGCAAGGTGCTGGCCATGGTGCAGGCCTCCCAGTTCCCGAAGAGCGGCGAGAAGGGCAGGAAGTACACCCAGGTCAACTGGAACGTCGACCAGCGGTACGGCGGCACCAGCGGCGCCCAGTTCGGCTCGACCGCGAAGATGTACGCCATCGTGGCGGCGCTCGAGAGCGGCATCCCGGTCAACGGCAAGATCCCGTCGAAGTTCGCCACCACCAAGCAGGCGGCCGTCTACACGCCCAGCGAGATGAAGGGCAAGTGCGGGGCAGGGTCGGCCTGGCCGGTGCGCAACGACGAGTCCATCGGCGGCAAGCCGCTCGACTTCGACCTGGCCACCGCCCGCTCGGTCAACACCGCCTTCGCCTCGCTGGTGCTCAAGCTGGGCACCGACAAGGTGCACCGCACCATGGCCAAGATGGGGCTGCACCAGGGCACCGGCAAGGAGATCGAGTGCTTCCCGGCCGCCGTGACGCTGGGCGCCAACGACACCACGCCCCTGACCCTCGCGGCCTCCTACGCCACGCTGGCCGCGGAGGGCAGGTACTGCGCGCCGAGCCCGATCCTGTCGATCACGACGAACGACAAGAAGCCGGTCAAGCTGCCCGCCAACAACTGCAAGCAGGTCATCAGCAAGGACGTCGCCAACGGCGCGACCGCGCTGCTCAAGGGCGTCATCGAGAAGGGCACCGGCCGCGGCGCCAAGCTCGAGGGAGGTCGCCCGGCCGCAGGCAAGACCGGCACCACCGACAACCACGTCGAGTCGTGGTTCGTGGGCTACACCCCGCAGCTCGCCACCGCGGTCTGGGTCGGCACGCCCTACAGCCAGAAGCGCATGAAGAACATCCGGCTCGGCGACGACTTCTACCAGGAGGTCTTCGGTGGCACCATCTCGGCGCCGATCTGGAAGCAGATCATGGACCGCACCTCGCAGATCCTCGACAAGCCCATGCGCGACTTCGACGAGCCGAGCGGCAAGGTGCTCAACGGTGACATCATCAGCGTCCCGAGCGTGAGTGGGATGTCGGTGGGCGAGGCGACCAAGGTCCTCGAGGAGGCCGGCTTCAAGGCCCAGGTCGCCGGTCGCACGTACAGCCCCATGTCCGAGGGCACCGTGGTCTACACCGACCCGAGCGGCAGGGCCGTGCGCGGCTCGACGATCGGCCTCTACACCTCGCTCGGCTACGTGCCGGCGCCGCCGAAGCCGAAGTCGACGCCAAAGCCCAAGCCGACGACCAAGAAACCGGACACCAAGCCGACGACCCCGCCGGCCAAGCCGTCGACGAGGAAGTCCGGCTGA
- a CDS encoding GatB/YqeY domain-containing protein: MSEQTLKATVQNDLHEAMRARDKVRSGTLRMALTSITTEEVAGKQARELSDDEVLKVLAKEAKKRKEAATAYRDAGHPERAEAEEAELAVLEAYLPAQLGDDELQALVAQAVTETGASGPQQMGQVMKVAQGLVAGRADGGRVATAVKAALTGS, from the coding sequence ATGAGCGAGCAGACTCTCAAGGCCACCGTCCAGAACGACCTGCACGAGGCGATGCGCGCCCGCGACAAGGTCCGCTCCGGAACGCTGCGGATGGCCCTGACCTCGATCACCACCGAGGAGGTCGCCGGCAAGCAGGCGCGCGAGCTGAGCGACGACGAGGTGCTGAAGGTGCTCGCCAAGGAGGCCAAGAAGCGCAAGGAGGCCGCCACCGCCTACCGCGACGCGGGCCACCCGGAGCGCGCCGAGGCGGAGGAGGCCGAGCTCGCGGTCCTCGAGGCCTACCTGCCGGCCCAGCTCGGCGACGACGAGCTGCAGGCGCTGGTCGCCCAGGCGGTCACCGAGACCGGCGCCAGCGGCCCGCAGCAGATGGGGCAGGTCATGAAGGTCGCCCAGGGCCTGGTCGCCGGCCGTGCCGACGGCGGCCGGGTGGCCACCGCCGTGAAGGCGGCGCTGACCGGGTCGTGA